The Deltaproteobacteria bacterium genome contains the following window.
TCCCGAACTTGGAGCTCTCTTGGGAGAGGTTTACCTCGATCAGGCAATCAATCACCCTGCCTTCTGCTGCGGCCCTTCTGTCCAGTTCCCTGGCCAATTTGATGCTATCCACCGAATGGATCAGGTCGAAGACCCCCACCGCATATTTGGCCTTATTGGTTTGGAGGTGTCCGATGAGGTGCCATTGAAGCCCGGTGCGACCTATCTCCTCGATCTTTTTCATCGCCTCTTGGACGTAGTTTTCCCCCAAGATCGTTGCCCCTGCAGAGACCGCCTCCCTTATCTTTTCTACCTCTACGGTCTTGCTGACTGCGATTAGCCTTATCCCTTGGGGATCCCTCCCCACCTCTGTTGCCGCCTTTTCTATTCTTTCCTTTACCTTACGGAGATTTTCCTTTATGTCGTCCATCTTTTTATATTCTTGGTTCTTCTAAAAAGTTACTAAAAAGGGTCCAGGATTTATCTCATAGGGTTCCAGGGGCCAAGGGGTCCAGCGGTCGAGTGAAATACACTAGAACCGCTCGGCTGAGCTCGCCGCAAGCCCTAGAATCCTGGAATCCTAGAACCCTCATTTTGAACCCTTGAACCCTTTCAATTCCACCTACTAATTTGAGGATGACCCAAAAGTTTTTAAAAGATATCGATAACCTCTAGATCTTTGAGGAGTTCGATTAGTTGGCAAAGGGGAAGCCCCACCACATTGG
Protein-coding sequences here:
- a CDS encoding YggS family pyridoxal phosphate-dependent enzyme codes for the protein MDDIKENLRKVKERIEKAATEVGRDPQGIRLIAVSKTVEVEKIREAVSAGATILGENYVQEAMKKIEEIGRTGLQWHLIGHLQTNKAKYAVGVFDLIHSVDSIKLARELDRRAAAEGRVIDCLIEVNLSQESSKFGIRKEEALELAHEIKALKNTSLKGLMTMPPYFDDSELARPYFISLRRIKEEIERDGIPLPELSMGMSVDFEVAIEEGATMVRVGRAIFGERR